A genomic window from Glycine soja cultivar W05 chromosome 10, ASM419377v2, whole genome shotgun sequence includes:
- the LOC114369220 gene encoding putative methyltransferase C9orf114 has product MAKKNKKQATEGEVEPELNTNNDDSDDSHNKKKLKKKNKKMKIPTVSIAVPGSIIDNVPTLELATRLAGQIARAATIFRINEVVVFDNKSNPDNDSVLDNSNDESGASFLMQILQYLETPQYLRKALFPMHNSLRFVGLLPPLDAPHHLRKHEWGPYREGVTVKERHLNSGATLVDVGLVKNVIVDQIFKPGRRVTVAMGTDRNLDSDLPRQVVSSSKPTREEGTYWGYQVRYAHNISAVFKDCAYKRGYDFIIGTSEHGQIIKSSDLEIPSFRHLLIAFGGLAGLEESIEEDDNLKGKKAQDAFNLYLNTCPHQGSRTIRTEEAILISLQYFQEPISRALQC; this is encoded by the exons ATGGcgaagaagaacaagaagcaGGCAACAGAGGGCGAGGTGGAACCGGAACTCAACACCAACAATGACGACAGCGATGATTCTCACAATAAGAAGAAActtaagaaaaagaataagaagatgAAAATACCCACAGTTAGCATAGCCGTGCCTGGTTCCATCATTGACAACGTTCCAACTCTCGAGCTCGCTACCCGG TTGGCTGGTCAAATCGCTCGTGCCGCAACCATTTTCCGAATCAACGAG GTGGTTGTGTTCGACAATAAAAGTAACCCAGATAATGATTCCGTGCTGGATAATTCGAATGATGAAAGTGGTGCCTCTTTTCTGATGCAAATCCTGCAGTATCTTGAGACACCTCAGTATTTGAGGAAGGCTCTTTTTCCAATGCATAACAGCCTACGATTTGTG GGCCTGTTGCCACCTCTTGATGCTCCACACCATTTGCGCAAACATGAATGGGGTCCTTATCGAGAAG GTGTCACTGTAAAAGAAAGACACTTGAACTCAGGGGCAACGCTAGTTGATGTTGGGTTAGTGAAG AATGTTATAGTTGACCAAATATTTAAACCAGGAAGAAGAGTTACTGTTGCCATGGGTACCGACCGAAATTTGGATTCTG ATTTACCACGCCAGGTCGTCTCATCATCTAAGCCTACTAGGGAAGAAGGAACATATTGGGGATATCAAGTGCGTTATGCACATAATATTAGTGCAGTATTTAAGGATTGTGCATACAAG CGTGGCTATGATTTTATAATTGGTACCTCTGAGCATGGTCAGATTATTAAGTCTTCTGATCTTGAAATACCTTCTTTCAG ACATTTATTGATTGCCTTTGGTGGACTGGCTGGGTTGGAAGAGAgtattgaagaagatgataaCTTAAAG GGAAAAAAGGCACAGGATGCattcaatttatatttaaatacatgTCCACATCAGGGCAGCCGAACAATTCGAACAGAG GAAGCTATTTTGATCTCTCTCCAGTACTTCCAAGAACCGATCAGCCGAGCATTGCAGTGTTGA